One Chitinophaga parva DNA segment encodes these proteins:
- a CDS encoding phytase, giving the protein MMISSYHHRWCAIAAMVALCSCSATTVKQDAAGSTPPGAALKPAIVTDMVDYDTDDPAIWINPTDKSKSLIIGTDKNEKGGLYVFDLDGKELKDKTIKGLQRPNNVDIEYGLVLNGKPTDIAVVTERYTHMLRIYSLPDMKPLDKGGIPVFEGEDQPEFRDLMGISMYKDPAGKIYAVVGRKTGPLEGSYLWQYELGDDGTGNVSARLVRKFGKFSGKKEIESIAVDDKLGYIYYSDETVGVRKYYADPAKGNEELALFGEGKFKGDNEGISIYETGDSTGYILVSNQQANTFLVFRREGQPGNPHQHPLLAEIPTSTIESDGSDVTNVNLGEKFPKGLFVAMSNGKVFQYYDWRALEKYLPAKGN; this is encoded by the coding sequence ATGATGATAAGCAGTTATCACCACAGGTGGTGCGCAATAGCAGCCATGGTAGCGCTTTGCAGCTGCAGTGCCACCACGGTGAAACAGGATGCGGCCGGCAGCACCCCGCCCGGTGCAGCACTGAAACCGGCGATAGTTACAGACATGGTGGACTACGACACAGACGATCCCGCGATCTGGATCAACCCCACTGATAAAAGCAAAAGCCTGATCATTGGCACGGACAAGAATGAAAAAGGGGGGCTCTATGTGTTTGACCTGGACGGTAAAGAGCTGAAGGATAAGACCATCAAAGGCCTGCAAAGACCTAACAATGTAGATATCGAATACGGCCTGGTGCTCAATGGTAAGCCTACAGATATTGCCGTGGTGACAGAGCGCTACACCCACATGCTGCGCATTTATTCCCTGCCGGACATGAAGCCGCTGGACAAAGGGGGCATTCCCGTGTTTGAAGGAGAGGACCAACCGGAGTTCCGTGACCTGATGGGCATTTCCATGTACAAAGACCCCGCGGGTAAGATCTATGCCGTGGTAGGCCGCAAAACGGGCCCCCTGGAAGGTTCCTACCTCTGGCAATATGAGCTGGGCGATGACGGTACCGGCAATGTAAGCGCCAGGCTGGTAAGAAAGTTTGGTAAGTTCAGCGGCAAAAAAGAAATAGAATCCATTGCCGTGGATGACAAGCTGGGTTATATCTATTACTCCGATGAAACAGTGGGCGTGCGCAAATACTATGCAGACCCCGCAAAAGGCAATGAAGAACTGGCCTTGTTTGGCGAAGGCAAATTCAAGGGCGACAACGAAGGTATTTCCATCTATGAAACGGGCGATAGCACCGGTTATATCCTGGTATCCAACCAGCAGGCCAATACTTTCCTGGTATTCCGGCGGGAAGGCCAGCCCGGCAATCCGCACCAGCACCCGCTCCTGGCGGAAATCCCTACTTCCACCATTGAGAGCGACGGATCTGACGTAACCAATGTAAACCTGGGAGAAAAATTTCCCAAAGGACTATTTGTAGCGATGAGCAATGGCAAGGTGTTCCAGTACTATGACTGGAGGGCCCTTGAAAAGTACTTGCCCGCAAAAGGCAATTAA
- a CDS encoding Ig-like domain-containing protein — MKQATFKLFLALGTLIMLGFVACKKDKPDTTVKGVTLSKTTLTLKPGGTETLSFTLFPANAANKNVKWTSSAQDVATVDAAGKVTAVKPGSATITITTEDGGETATCSVTVTQNDAISVSGAVEGTWAKYSVVNVTGHINVPAGKTLTIEEGVEINISTGGQDANATKIEWIVNGNLYIQGTADAPVLVSVPAAERTAANTFKRLWGGIIGSTSCSEILIDHAVIEYTGAVTTATSPSVTAGLFKAGGGEGMVAFNTNNPAGKYVIQHTTFRSTGEDAIYVQGGSCIFMNNTFYAVGEAGGEAINVKAGCKVDAAYNLMYSPNTNGFKLSNSGASATRAQAQINAYNNTIINSGWRRDPNAPKGGSIWCEKGVLVNVYNNLVINAMFRTKAPSWQLNATDGPDLASKIDYNYYAGGTQRSDVPQHITNGTATAYDGFKLSPVVKDAVYGAHDITGASAGDKDPMFNNFPFATNPLLDYTFNASWDFHLKAGSPALTGAYTGFTPYFITSGVTVNGVTYKSPAPSAFFGAFGTN; from the coding sequence ATGAAACAAGCAACATTCAAGTTATTCCTTGCGCTTGGTACCCTGATCATGCTGGGTTTTGTAGCATGTAAAAAAGACAAACCGGATACGACCGTTAAAGGTGTAACCCTGTCTAAAACCACGCTTACCCTGAAACCTGGTGGCACGGAAACCCTGTCCTTCACACTTTTCCCGGCTAATGCAGCCAACAAGAATGTTAAGTGGACCTCTTCCGCCCAGGATGTGGCCACGGTGGACGCAGCTGGTAAAGTAACCGCTGTAAAACCCGGTAGCGCTACTATCACCATCACTACAGAAGATGGTGGTGAAACGGCTACCTGCTCCGTAACCGTAACCCAGAACGACGCCATTTCTGTAAGCGGCGCCGTAGAAGGTACCTGGGCTAAATATTCCGTAGTGAATGTAACCGGCCATATCAATGTGCCCGCCGGTAAAACACTCACCATTGAAGAAGGCGTGGAGATCAATATCAGCACCGGTGGCCAGGATGCAAACGCTACCAAGATCGAATGGATCGTGAACGGCAACCTGTATATCCAGGGTACCGCCGATGCGCCCGTACTGGTATCTGTTCCTGCTGCTGAAAGAACCGCGGCCAACACCTTTAAACGCCTCTGGGGCGGCATCATCGGCTCTACCAGCTGCTCCGAGATCCTGATAGATCATGCGGTCATCGAGTACACCGGCGCCGTTACCACCGCTACTTCTCCCTCTGTAACCGCAGGCCTGTTCAAAGCGGGTGGTGGAGAAGGGATGGTGGCATTCAACACCAACAACCCCGCGGGCAAATACGTGATCCAGCACACGACTTTCCGCAGCACCGGCGAAGACGCCATCTACGTGCAGGGTGGTAGCTGCATCTTCATGAACAATACTTTCTACGCCGTAGGTGAAGCAGGTGGTGAAGCCATCAACGTGAAAGCCGGTTGTAAAGTGGACGCTGCCTACAACCTGATGTACAGCCCCAATACCAACGGTTTTAAACTGTCTAACTCCGGCGCCAGCGCTACCCGTGCGCAAGCCCAGATCAATGCCTACAATAACACCATCATCAACTCCGGTTGGAGAAGAGACCCGAACGCCCCCAAAGGCGGTTCTATCTGGTGCGAAAAGGGTGTACTGGTGAATGTGTACAACAACCTGGTGATCAACGCCATGTTCCGCACCAAAGCCCCGTCCTGGCAGCTGAATGCCACCGATGGACCGGACCTGGCCAGCAAGATCGATTATAACTATTATGCAGGTGGCACCCAGCGCAGCGATGTTCCCCAGCACATTACCAACGGCACAGCTACGGCCTACGATGGCTTTAAACTGAGCCCCGTGGTGAAAGACGCTGTATACGGTGCACACGATATCACCGGCGCCAGCGCAGGTGACAAGGACCCGATGTTCAACAACTTCCCCTTTGCAACCAACCCGCTGCTGGATTATACTTTCAATGCCAGCTGGGACTTCCACCTGAAAGCCGGCTCCCCCGCGCTCACAGGTGCTTACACCGGTTTCACCCCCTACTTCATTACCAGCGGTGTAACCGTAAATGGTGTTACCTATAAATCGCCCGCTCCATCTGCATTCTTTGGTGCTTTTGGTACCAACTAA